A genomic region of Haliotis asinina isolate JCU_RB_2024 chromosome 1, JCU_Hal_asi_v2, whole genome shotgun sequence contains the following coding sequences:
- the LOC137259368 gene encoding fibrinogen C domain-containing protein 1-like has protein sequence MVFPLCLCVVLLVACGYANISGDYCQVLDNYDTFKTSMDNFLASRDETCGNTDRRSDCKSMLDEFPEADDGVYRIHPTDGKGSFLAYCDMTGGGWLVFQRRLDGSEDFYRTWFEYMDGFGNLTREFWLGNEKIHRVTKQKTYELKIDLVNKSGSHFYAQYSSFYLGSMSEFYTLFIGNYSGTAGDKMLHHNNTRFTANNLDLDTASNNCAVQYKGAWWFKSCYQSHLNGLYSKGPRWIGLSGLKSSSMKIRPLN, from the exons ATGGTGTTCCCACTATGTCTGTGTGTAGTGTTGCTGGTTGCTTGTGGATATGCCAACATATCCGGCGACTACTGTCAGGTTCTGGACAACTACGATACTTTCAAGACATCCATGGATAACTTCCTGGCTTCCAGGGATGAAACCTGTGGGAACACGGACAGGCGCAGTG actgtaagagCATGTTGGACGAGTTTCCCGAAGCTGATGACGGAGTTTACCGAATCCACCCGACAGATGGGAAGGGGTCATTTCTGGCCTACTGTGACATGACTGGCGGAGGATGGTTG GTATTTCAAAGGCGACTGGACGGGTCAGAAGATTTCTATCGAACCTGGTTTGAATACATGGACGGATTTGGAAACCTCACCCGAGAGTTTTGGCTTG GAAATGAGAAGATACACAGAGTGACGAAGCAGAAAACCTATGAACTGAAAATTGACCTGGTGAACAAATCAGGAAGTCACTTCTATGCCCAGTACAGCAGTTTCTACTTGGGCAGTATGTCAGAGTTCTACACTCTGTTCATCGGGAACTACTCAGGAACAGCTG gagACAAGATGCTGCATCACAACAACACCAGATTCACAGCAAATAATCTGGATCTGGATACAGCCTCGAACAACTGTGCTGTGCAATATAAAGGGGCTTGGTGGTTCAAATCGTGCTACCAGTCACACCTGAATGGTCTGTACAGTAAGGGACCACGATGGATTGGTTTGTCAGGACTTAAGTCTTCCTCCATGAAGATTCGACCTCTCAACTAA
- the LOC137287980 gene encoding fibrinogen C domain-containing protein 1-like, producing MVFRLCLCVVLLVACGYANISGDYCQVLDNYDTFKTSMDNFLASRDETCGNTDMRSDCKSMLDEFPEAEDGVYRINPTDGKGSFLAYCDMTGGGWLVFQRRLDGSEDFYRTWFEYMDGFGNITREFWLGNQEIHRVTTQKTYELKIDLVNKSGSHFYAQYSSFYLGSMSEFYTLFIGNYSGTAGDKMLHHNNTRFTANNLDLDTASNNCSVQYKGAWWFKSCYQSHLNGLYSKGQRWSGLSGLKTSSMKIRPLN from the exons ATGGTGTTCCGACTATGTCTGTGTGTAGTGTTGCTGGTTGCTTGTGGATATGCCAACATATCCGGCGACTACTGTCAGGTTCTGGACAACTACGATACTTTCAAGACATCCATGGATAACTTTCTGGCATCCAGGGATGAAACTTGTGGGAACACGGACATGCGCAGTG actgtaagagCATGTTGGACGAGTTTCCCGAAGCTGAGGACGGAGTTTATCGAATCAACCCGACAGATGGGAAGGGCTCATTTCTGGCCTACTGTGACATGACTGGCGGAGGATGGTTG GTATTTCAAAGGCGACTGGACGGGTCAGAAGATTTCTATCGAACCTGGTTTGAATACATGGACGGATTTGGAAACATCACCCGAGAGTTTTGGCTTG GAAATCAGGAGATACACAGAGTGACGACGCAGAAAACCTATGAACTGAAAATTGACCTGGTGAACAAATCAGGAAGTCACTTCTATGCCCAGTACAGCAGTTTCTACTTGGGCAGTATGTCAGAGTTCTACACTCTGTTCATCGGGAACTACTCAGGAACAGCTG gagACAAGATGCTGCATCACAACAACACCAGATTCACAGCAAATAATTTGGATCTGGATACAGCCTCGAACAACTGTTCTGTGCAGTATAAAGGGGCTTGGTGGTTCAAATCGTGCTACCAGTCACACCTGAATGGTCTGTACAGTAAGGGACAACGATGGAGTGGTTTGTCAGGACTTAAGACTTCCTCCATGAAGATTCGACCTCTAAACTAA
- the LOC137287958 gene encoding fibrinogen C domain-containing protein 1-like, translating into MVFRLCLCVVLLVACGYANISGDYCQVLDNYDTFKTSMDNFLASRDETCGNTDMRSDCKSILDEFPEADDGVYRIKPTDGKGSFLAYCDMTGGGWLVFQRRLDGSEDFYRTWFEYMDGFGNLTREFWLGNEKIHRVTTQKTYELRIDLVNKSGSHFYAEYNSFHLGGMSEFYTLFIGNYSGTAGDKMLYHNNTRFSANNLDLDTASNNCAVQYKGAWWFKSCYKSHLNGLDSKGPRWSGLSGLKSSSMKIRPLN; encoded by the exons ATGGTGTTCCGACTATGTCTGTGTGTAGTGTTGCTGGTTGCTTGTGGATATGCCAACATATCCGGCGACTACTGTCAGGTTCTGGACAACTACGATACTTTCAAGACATCCATGGATAACTTCCTGGCTTCCAGGGATGAAACCTGTGGAAACACGGACATGCGCAGTG actgtaagagCATATTGGACGAGTTTCCCGAAGCTGATGACGGAGTTTATCGAATCAAACCGACAGATGGGAAGGGGTCATTTCTGGCCTACTGTGACATGACTGGCGGAGGATGGCTG GTATTTCAAAGGCGACTGGACGGATCAGAAGATTTCTATCGAACCTGGTTTGAATACATGGACGGATTTGGAAACCTCACCCGAGAGTTTTGGCTTG GAAATGAGAAGATACACAGAGTGACGACGCAGAAAACCTATGAACTGAGAATCGACCTGGTGAACAAATCAGGAAGTCACTTCTATGCTGAGTACAACAGTTTCCACCTGGGCGGCATGTCAGAGTTCTACACTCTGTTCATCGGGAACTACTCAGGAACAGCTG gagACAAGATGTTGTATCACAACAACACCAGATTCAGTGCAAATAATCTGGATCTGGATACAGCCTCGAACAACTGTGCTGTGCAATATAAAGGGGCTTGGTGGTTCAAATCGTGCTACAAGTCACATCTGAATGGTCTGGACAGTAAGGGACCACGATGGAGTGGTTTGTCAGGACTTAAGTCTTCCTCCATGAAGATTCGACCTCTCAACTAA